In Camelus ferus isolate YT-003-E chromosome 5, BCGSAC_Cfer_1.0, whole genome shotgun sequence, one genomic interval encodes:
- the CTDSP1 gene encoding carboxy-terminal domain RNA polymerase II polypeptide A small phosphatase 1 isoform X4 gives MDSSAVITQISKEEARSPLRGKGDQKSAASQKPRNRGIFHSLFCCVCREDGEALPTHSGAPLLVEENGAVPKTPVQYLLPEAKAQDSDKICVVIDLDETLVHSSFKPVNNADFIIPVEIDGVVHQVYVLKRPHVDEFLQRMGELFECVLFTASLAKYADPVADLLDKWGAFRARLFRESCVFHRGNYVKDLSRLGRDLRRVLILDNSPASYVFHPDNAVPVASWFDNMSDTELHDLLPFFEQLSRVDDVYSVLRQPRPGS, from the exons ATGGACAGCTCGGCCGTCATTACTCAGATCAGCAAGGAGGAAGCGCGGAGCCCGCTACGGGGCAAAG GTGACCAGAAGTCAGCGGCTTCTCAGAAGCCCCGGAACCGGGGCATCTTCCACTCCCTTTTCTGCTGTGTCTGCCGGGAAGATGGGGAGGCCCTGCCTACCCACAGTGGGGCTCCCCTGCTCGTGGAGGAGAACGGTGCCGTCCCCAAG ACCCCAGTCCAGTACCTGCTCCCCGAGGCCAAGGCCCAGGACTCGGACAAGATCTGCGTGGTCATCGACCTGGATGAGACCCTGGTGCACAGCTCCTTCAAG CCAGTGAACAATGCCGACTTCATCATCCCTGTGGAGATTGATGGGGTGGTTCACCAG GTCTATGTGCTGAAGCGGCCCCACGTCGATGAATTCCTGCAGCGGATGGGAGAGCTCTTTGAATGCGTGCTGTTCACCGCCAGCCTTGCCAAG TACGCAGACCCAGTAGCTGACCTGCTGGACAAGTGGGGGGCCTTCCGGGCGCGGCTGTTTCGTGAGTCATGCGTCTTCCACCGGGGGAACTACGTGAAAGACCTGAGCCGGCTGGGCCGAGACCTTCGGCGGGTGCTCATCCTAGACAACTCACCCGCCTCCTACGTCTTCCATCCAGATAACGCC GTACCCGTGGCCTCGTGGTTTGACAACATGAGTGACACGGAGCTCCACGACCTCCTGCCTTTCTTCGAGCAGCTCAGCCGCGTGGATGACGTGTACTCAGTGCTCAGGCAGCCTCGGCCCGGCAGCTAG
- the CTDSP1 gene encoding carboxy-terminal domain RNA polymerase II polypeptide A small phosphatase 1 isoform X6, which yields MDSSAVITQISKEEARSPLRGKGDQKSAASQKPRNRGIFHSLFCCVCREDGEALPTHSGAPLLVEENGAVPKPVNNADFIIPVEIDGVVHQVYVLKRPHVDEFLQRMGELFECVLFTASLAKYADPVADLLDKWGAFRARLFRESCVFHRGNYVKDLSRLGRDLRRVLILDNSPASYVFHPDNAVPVASWFDNMSDTELHDLLPFFEQLSRVDDVYSVLRQPRPGS from the exons ATGGACAGCTCGGCCGTCATTACTCAGATCAGCAAGGAGGAAGCGCGGAGCCCGCTACGGGGCAAAG GTGACCAGAAGTCAGCGGCTTCTCAGAAGCCCCGGAACCGGGGCATCTTCCACTCCCTTTTCTGCTGTGTCTGCCGGGAAGATGGGGAGGCCCTGCCTACCCACAGTGGGGCTCCCCTGCTCGTGGAGGAGAACGGTGCCGTCCCCAAG CCAGTGAACAATGCCGACTTCATCATCCCTGTGGAGATTGATGGGGTGGTTCACCAG GTCTATGTGCTGAAGCGGCCCCACGTCGATGAATTCCTGCAGCGGATGGGAGAGCTCTTTGAATGCGTGCTGTTCACCGCCAGCCTTGCCAAG TACGCAGACCCAGTAGCTGACCTGCTGGACAAGTGGGGGGCCTTCCGGGCGCGGCTGTTTCGTGAGTCATGCGTCTTCCACCGGGGGAACTACGTGAAAGACCTGAGCCGGCTGGGCCGAGACCTTCGGCGGGTGCTCATCCTAGACAACTCACCCGCCTCCTACGTCTTCCATCCAGATAACGCC GTACCCGTGGCCTCGTGGTTTGACAACATGAGTGACACGGAGCTCCACGACCTCCTGCCTTTCTTCGAGCAGCTCAGCCGCGTGGATGACGTGTACTCAGTGCTCAGGCAGCCTCGGCCCGGCAGCTAG
- the CTDSP1 gene encoding carboxy-terminal domain RNA polymerase II polypeptide A small phosphatase 1 isoform X1: MDSSAVITQISKEEARSPLRGKGDQKSAASQKPRNRGIFHSLFCCVCREDGEALPTHSGAPLLVEENGAVPKQTPVQYLLPEAKAQDSDKICVVIDLDETLVHSSFKPVNNADFIIPVEIDGVVHQSVGHQSPHWPIPQVYVLKRPHVDEFLQRMGELFECVLFTASLAKYADPVADLLDKWGAFRARLFRESCVFHRGNYVKDLSRLGRDLRRVLILDNSPASYVFHPDNAVPVASWFDNMSDTELHDLLPFFEQLSRVDDVYSVLRQPRPGS; the protein is encoded by the exons ATGGACAGCTCGGCCGTCATTACTCAGATCAGCAAGGAGGAAGCGCGGAGCCCGCTACGGGGCAAAG GTGACCAGAAGTCAGCGGCTTCTCAGAAGCCCCGGAACCGGGGCATCTTCCACTCCCTTTTCTGCTGTGTCTGCCGGGAAGATGGGGAGGCCCTGCCTACCCACAGTGGGGCTCCCCTGCTCGTGGAGGAGAACGGTGCCGTCCCCAAG CAGACCCCAGTCCAGTACCTGCTCCCCGAGGCCAAGGCCCAGGACTCGGACAAGATCTGCGTGGTCATCGACCTGGATGAGACCCTGGTGCACAGCTCCTTCAAG CCAGTGAACAATGCCGACTTCATCATCCCTGTGGAGATTGATGGGGTGGTTCACCAG tctgtGGGCCACCAGTCCCCTCACTGGCCCATCCCCCAGGTCTATGTGCTGAAGCGGCCCCACGTCGATGAATTCCTGCAGCGGATGGGAGAGCTCTTTGAATGCGTGCTGTTCACCGCCAGCCTTGCCAAG TACGCAGACCCAGTAGCTGACCTGCTGGACAAGTGGGGGGCCTTCCGGGCGCGGCTGTTTCGTGAGTCATGCGTCTTCCACCGGGGGAACTACGTGAAAGACCTGAGCCGGCTGGGCCGAGACCTTCGGCGGGTGCTCATCCTAGACAACTCACCCGCCTCCTACGTCTTCCATCCAGATAACGCC GTACCCGTGGCCTCGTGGTTTGACAACATGAGTGACACGGAGCTCCACGACCTCCTGCCTTTCTTCGAGCAGCTCAGCCGCGTGGATGACGTGTACTCAGTGCTCAGGCAGCCTCGGCCCGGCAGCTAG
- the CTDSP1 gene encoding carboxy-terminal domain RNA polymerase II polypeptide A small phosphatase 1 isoform X3 has product MDSSAVITQISKEEARSPLRGKGDQKSAASQKPRNRGIFHSLFCCVCREDGEALPTHSGAPLLVEENGAVPKQTPVQYLLPEAKAQDSDKICVVIDLDETLVHSSFKPVNNADFIIPVEIDGVVHQVYVLKRPHVDEFLQRMGELFECVLFTASLAKYADPVADLLDKWGAFRARLFRESCVFHRGNYVKDLSRLGRDLRRVLILDNSPASYVFHPDNAVPVASWFDNMSDTELHDLLPFFEQLSRVDDVYSVLRQPRPGS; this is encoded by the exons ATGGACAGCTCGGCCGTCATTACTCAGATCAGCAAGGAGGAAGCGCGGAGCCCGCTACGGGGCAAAG GTGACCAGAAGTCAGCGGCTTCTCAGAAGCCCCGGAACCGGGGCATCTTCCACTCCCTTTTCTGCTGTGTCTGCCGGGAAGATGGGGAGGCCCTGCCTACCCACAGTGGGGCTCCCCTGCTCGTGGAGGAGAACGGTGCCGTCCCCAAG CAGACCCCAGTCCAGTACCTGCTCCCCGAGGCCAAGGCCCAGGACTCGGACAAGATCTGCGTGGTCATCGACCTGGATGAGACCCTGGTGCACAGCTCCTTCAAG CCAGTGAACAATGCCGACTTCATCATCCCTGTGGAGATTGATGGGGTGGTTCACCAG GTCTATGTGCTGAAGCGGCCCCACGTCGATGAATTCCTGCAGCGGATGGGAGAGCTCTTTGAATGCGTGCTGTTCACCGCCAGCCTTGCCAAG TACGCAGACCCAGTAGCTGACCTGCTGGACAAGTGGGGGGCCTTCCGGGCGCGGCTGTTTCGTGAGTCATGCGTCTTCCACCGGGGGAACTACGTGAAAGACCTGAGCCGGCTGGGCCGAGACCTTCGGCGGGTGCTCATCCTAGACAACTCACCCGCCTCCTACGTCTTCCATCCAGATAACGCC GTACCCGTGGCCTCGTGGTTTGACAACATGAGTGACACGGAGCTCCACGACCTCCTGCCTTTCTTCGAGCAGCTCAGCCGCGTGGATGACGTGTACTCAGTGCTCAGGCAGCCTCGGCCCGGCAGCTAG
- the CTDSP1 gene encoding carboxy-terminal domain RNA polymerase II polypeptide A small phosphatase 1 isoform X2, with translation MDSSAVITQISKEEARSPLRGKGDQKSAASQKPRNRGIFHSLFCCVCREDGEALPTHSGAPLLVEENGAVPKTPVQYLLPEAKAQDSDKICVVIDLDETLVHSSFKPVNNADFIIPVEIDGVVHQSVGHQSPHWPIPQVYVLKRPHVDEFLQRMGELFECVLFTASLAKYADPVADLLDKWGAFRARLFRESCVFHRGNYVKDLSRLGRDLRRVLILDNSPASYVFHPDNAVPVASWFDNMSDTELHDLLPFFEQLSRVDDVYSVLRQPRPGS, from the exons ATGGACAGCTCGGCCGTCATTACTCAGATCAGCAAGGAGGAAGCGCGGAGCCCGCTACGGGGCAAAG GTGACCAGAAGTCAGCGGCTTCTCAGAAGCCCCGGAACCGGGGCATCTTCCACTCCCTTTTCTGCTGTGTCTGCCGGGAAGATGGGGAGGCCCTGCCTACCCACAGTGGGGCTCCCCTGCTCGTGGAGGAGAACGGTGCCGTCCCCAAG ACCCCAGTCCAGTACCTGCTCCCCGAGGCCAAGGCCCAGGACTCGGACAAGATCTGCGTGGTCATCGACCTGGATGAGACCCTGGTGCACAGCTCCTTCAAG CCAGTGAACAATGCCGACTTCATCATCCCTGTGGAGATTGATGGGGTGGTTCACCAG tctgtGGGCCACCAGTCCCCTCACTGGCCCATCCCCCAGGTCTATGTGCTGAAGCGGCCCCACGTCGATGAATTCCTGCAGCGGATGGGAGAGCTCTTTGAATGCGTGCTGTTCACCGCCAGCCTTGCCAAG TACGCAGACCCAGTAGCTGACCTGCTGGACAAGTGGGGGGCCTTCCGGGCGCGGCTGTTTCGTGAGTCATGCGTCTTCCACCGGGGGAACTACGTGAAAGACCTGAGCCGGCTGGGCCGAGACCTTCGGCGGGTGCTCATCCTAGACAACTCACCCGCCTCCTACGTCTTCCATCCAGATAACGCC GTACCCGTGGCCTCGTGGTTTGACAACATGAGTGACACGGAGCTCCACGACCTCCTGCCTTTCTTCGAGCAGCTCAGCCGCGTGGATGACGTGTACTCAGTGCTCAGGCAGCCTCGGCCCGGCAGCTAG
- the CTDSP1 gene encoding carboxy-terminal domain RNA polymerase II polypeptide A small phosphatase 1 isoform X5, giving the protein MDSSAVITQISKEEARSPLRGKGDQKSAASQKPRNRGIFHSLFCCVCREDGEALPTHSGAPLLVEENGAVPKPVNNADFIIPVEIDGVVHQSVGHQSPHWPIPQVYVLKRPHVDEFLQRMGELFECVLFTASLAKYADPVADLLDKWGAFRARLFRESCVFHRGNYVKDLSRLGRDLRRVLILDNSPASYVFHPDNAVPVASWFDNMSDTELHDLLPFFEQLSRVDDVYSVLRQPRPGS; this is encoded by the exons ATGGACAGCTCGGCCGTCATTACTCAGATCAGCAAGGAGGAAGCGCGGAGCCCGCTACGGGGCAAAG GTGACCAGAAGTCAGCGGCTTCTCAGAAGCCCCGGAACCGGGGCATCTTCCACTCCCTTTTCTGCTGTGTCTGCCGGGAAGATGGGGAGGCCCTGCCTACCCACAGTGGGGCTCCCCTGCTCGTGGAGGAGAACGGTGCCGTCCCCAAG CCAGTGAACAATGCCGACTTCATCATCCCTGTGGAGATTGATGGGGTGGTTCACCAG tctgtGGGCCACCAGTCCCCTCACTGGCCCATCCCCCAGGTCTATGTGCTGAAGCGGCCCCACGTCGATGAATTCCTGCAGCGGATGGGAGAGCTCTTTGAATGCGTGCTGTTCACCGCCAGCCTTGCCAAG TACGCAGACCCAGTAGCTGACCTGCTGGACAAGTGGGGGGCCTTCCGGGCGCGGCTGTTTCGTGAGTCATGCGTCTTCCACCGGGGGAACTACGTGAAAGACCTGAGCCGGCTGGGCCGAGACCTTCGGCGGGTGCTCATCCTAGACAACTCACCCGCCTCCTACGTCTTCCATCCAGATAACGCC GTACCCGTGGCCTCGTGGTTTGACAACATGAGTGACACGGAGCTCCACGACCTCCTGCCTTTCTTCGAGCAGCTCAGCCGCGTGGATGACGTGTACTCAGTGCTCAGGCAGCCTCGGCCCGGCAGCTAG